One segment of Mycolicibacterium baixiangningiae DNA contains the following:
- a CDS encoding eL24 family ribosomal protein: MRRSVAVIWHASFSVIAAALYFFFVLPRWYELLGTTSHTLGTVLRIVTAALIGLAALPVVFTLLRTRRPEFGTPQLALRLRVLSIALHVLAAALILGAAISEIWLNLDSAGPWLFGIYGAAAAIALLGIFAFYLAFVAETPPPPPKPLKPKKQTGRRGRKGAQESSATETAGDTTEDTTEDADAPETEPSETDEPVTEESDTEESADEAERSESDDAAQPETPVEDEDEAAGSGRLRNRRPSGKGDSPRRRRRLRGGVAIED, from the coding sequence ATGCGGCGCTCGGTCGCGGTCATCTGGCACGCATCGTTCTCCGTCATCGCCGCAGCTCTCTACTTCTTCTTCGTCCTGCCCCGCTGGTACGAGCTGTTGGGGACGACGTCGCACACGCTCGGCACCGTGCTGCGCATCGTCACCGCGGCGCTTATCGGCCTCGCGGCGCTGCCGGTGGTGTTCACGCTGCTGCGGACCCGCCGGCCGGAATTCGGCACACCGCAGCTGGCGCTGCGCCTGCGAGTGCTGTCGATCGCGCTGCATGTGCTGGCCGCGGCGCTGATCCTCGGAGCCGCGATCAGCGAGATCTGGCTGAACCTGGACTCCGCCGGCCCGTGGCTGTTCGGCATCTACGGCGCGGCCGCCGCGATCGCGCTGCTCGGGATTTTCGCCTTCTACCTCGCGTTCGTCGCCGAGACGCCGCCGCCACCGCCCAAACCGCTCAAGCCCAAGAAGCAGACCGGACGCCGCGGTCGCAAGGGCGCGCAGGAGTCGTCGGCCACCGAAACCGCCGGAGACACCACCGAGGACACCACTGAGGATGCCGACGCGCCCGAGACCGAGCCGTCGGAGACCGACGAGCCGGTCACCGAAGAGTCGGACACCGAAGAGTCGGCCGACGAGGCTGAGCGGTCGGAGTCCGACGACGCCGCGCAACCGGAGACGCCCGTCGAGGACGAGGACGAGGCCGCCGGCAGCGGCCGGTTACGCAACCGGCGTCCGTCGGGCAAGGGTGATTCACCGCGCCGACGTCGCCGTCTTCGCGGTGGCGTCGCCATCGAAGACTGA
- the ligD gene encoding non-homologous end-joining DNA ligase: protein MATPAEEIDVDGVAVRLTNPDKVYFPELGSAGTKRTLVEYYLSVSEQMVSLLRDRPVHLQRFPDGIDGEEIYQKRVPQKHPEYLETCTVTFPSGRTADALKVTHPSAIAWAAQMGTITLHPWQVRCPDVEHPDELRIDLDPQPGTGFREASAIAVDVLKPLLDELGLVGYPKTSGGRGVHVFLRIKSDWDFVAVRRAGIALAREVERRAPDAVTTSWWKEERGQRLFIDYNQNARDRTFASAYSVRKTPIATVSTPLTWAELADADPDDYTIGTVPDFVAGRPNPWADIEAKAQSIEVLLEMVAADEERGLSDLPYPPSYPKMPGEPPRVQPSKKVAANWDDDGNRK, encoded by the coding sequence ATGGCAACGCCCGCAGAGGAAATCGACGTCGACGGTGTCGCCGTCCGGCTGACCAACCCCGACAAGGTCTACTTCCCGGAACTCGGCTCGGCCGGCACCAAACGCACATTGGTGGAGTACTACCTGTCGGTCAGCGAGCAGATGGTGTCCCTGCTGCGGGACCGGCCGGTGCATCTGCAGCGGTTCCCCGACGGTATCGACGGCGAGGAGATCTACCAGAAACGGGTGCCGCAGAAGCATCCCGAATATCTCGAGACCTGCACGGTCACCTTCCCGTCCGGCCGCACCGCAGACGCGCTCAAGGTGACTCATCCGTCGGCGATCGCCTGGGCGGCGCAGATGGGCACGATCACGCTGCACCCGTGGCAGGTGCGGTGTCCGGACGTCGAACACCCCGACGAGCTCCGCATCGACCTGGACCCGCAGCCCGGCACCGGCTTCCGCGAAGCCAGCGCGATCGCCGTCGACGTCCTCAAACCGCTGCTCGACGAACTCGGGCTGGTCGGCTATCCAAAGACCTCGGGCGGTCGCGGGGTGCACGTGTTCCTGCGGATCAAGAGCGACTGGGATTTCGTGGCCGTGCGTCGCGCCGGGATAGCGCTGGCCCGCGAGGTCGAGCGGCGCGCGCCCGATGCGGTCACCACGTCGTGGTGGAAGGAGGAGCGCGGCCAACGGCTGTTCATCGATTACAACCAGAACGCCCGCGACCGCACGTTCGCCTCCGCGTACTCGGTGCGCAAGACGCCGATCGCGACGGTGTCGACGCCGTTGACGTGGGCCGAGTTGGCCGACGCGGATCCCGACGACTACACGATCGGCACGGTGCCGGACTTCGTGGCGGGCCGGCCGAATCCGTGGGCGGACATCGAGGCGAAAGCGCAATCCATCGAGGTCCTGCTCGAGATGGTCGCCGCCGACGAGGAACGCGGACTCTCGGATCTGCCGTACCCGCCGAGCTATCCGAAGATGCCGGGCGAGCCGCCGCGGGTGCAGCCGAGCAAGAAGGTCGCCGCCAACTGGGATGACGACGGTAACCGAAAGTAG
- a CDS encoding TetR/AcrR family transcriptional regulator C-terminal domain-containing protein: MGADVDAQNPRRPRGRPARLSREQIVAAARRAPGPELTMQAVADELGVSRKALHYYVGNRQGLLTLVVLDRFEQSLHAVHLPEDGDWRAVLRAYAYAFRDGIVQVGGGADQMPFSGAGAGAVLALAERVLAAMLSAGFAADHARRGVTAVANIAQSAAHDTLHTSVRDFHQAQTRAALERSADSDYPALRRVLAAAPSPDDGQFEFELTLAIVGLERLLPATP; this comes from the coding sequence GTGGGAGCCGATGTCGACGCGCAGAACCCACGTCGGCCCCGGGGACGCCCCGCCCGTCTCAGCCGCGAGCAGATCGTCGCCGCAGCCCGCCGGGCACCGGGACCGGAACTGACCATGCAGGCCGTCGCCGACGAACTGGGCGTCAGCCGCAAGGCCCTGCACTACTACGTCGGCAATCGTCAGGGCCTGCTGACGCTCGTGGTGCTCGACCGCTTCGAACAATCGCTGCACGCGGTGCACCTGCCCGAGGACGGCGACTGGCGCGCGGTTCTGCGTGCCTACGCCTACGCCTTCCGCGACGGCATCGTCCAGGTCGGGGGAGGCGCCGACCAGATGCCGTTCAGCGGTGCGGGCGCCGGCGCGGTCCTCGCCCTCGCCGAACGGGTACTCGCCGCGATGCTGAGCGCCGGCTTCGCCGCCGACCACGCCCGCCGCGGCGTCACCGCCGTCGCGAACATCGCCCAGTCGGCCGCCCACGACACGCTGCACACCTCGGTGCGCGACTTCCATCAGGCGCAGACCCGCGCCGCGCTCGAGCGGTCGGCCGATTCGGACTATCCGGCGCTTCGCCGGGTGCTCGCCGCCGCGCCGTCACCCGACGACGGTCAGTTCGAGTTCGAACTCACCCTGGCGATCGTGGGGCTGGAACGCCTGCTGCCCGCCACGCCCTGA
- a CDS encoding WGxxGxxG family protein, producing MREIVAVAAATGALLFGGAGVANATTEYTPVQGPTTTLVAQADDDQEDGDNTGLWGLAGLLGLLGLLGLKRRKDTHVATPAPGTPGYGAQPRA from the coding sequence ATGCGTGAAATCGTTGCTGTCGCCGCCGCTACCGGTGCTCTTCTGTTCGGTGGGGCCGGCGTAGCCAATGCCACCACCGAGTACACCCCTGTTCAGGGTCCGACGACCACACTGGTCGCCCAGGCCGACGACGATCAGGAGGACGGCGACAACACCGGCCTGTGGGGCCTCGCGGGTCTTCTCGGTCTGCTCGGGCTTCTCGGTCTGAAGCGGCGCAAGGACACCCACGTCGCGACGCCGGCGCCCGGTACCCCCGGTTACGGGGCCCAGCCGCGCGCGTAG
- a CDS encoding ATP-dependent DNA ligase — translation MPPLEPMLAKAQVKVPSDEGVWSYEPKWDGFRALVFRDGPDVLLQSRNGKDLGRYFPELVVALRDELAERCVLDGEIVVPRDIGGRVRLDWESLSQRVHPAASRVKMLAEQTPSHFIGFDALATGDRSLLKEPFRVRRDALSAAVHEKTWCHVTRTTEDPALGAEWLDTFEGAGLDGVIAKRLDGPYLPGKREMVKVKHARDADCVAIGYRIHKSGEGIGSILLGLYTDDGELRMVGGAASFTAKDRIKLLAELEPLREGDEVREGDPSRWNSAADKRWIPIRPEKVAEVAYDQMEGNSVQGRRFRHAVKFRRWRPDRDPASCTFDQLEVPLNYDLYDVLERT, via the coding sequence ATGCCTCCGCTCGAACCGATGCTCGCCAAAGCCCAGGTGAAGGTGCCCAGCGATGAGGGGGTCTGGTCCTACGAGCCGAAGTGGGACGGCTTCCGGGCGCTCGTCTTCCGCGACGGGCCGGACGTGCTGCTGCAGTCGCGCAACGGCAAGGACCTCGGCCGGTACTTTCCGGAACTGGTCGTCGCGCTGCGCGACGAACTCGCCGAACGCTGTGTGCTCGACGGGGAGATCGTGGTCCCGCGTGACATCGGTGGCCGGGTACGGCTGGACTGGGAGTCGCTGAGCCAGCGGGTCCACCCGGCCGCCAGCCGCGTCAAGATGCTCGCCGAGCAGACACCGTCGCACTTCATCGGTTTCGACGCGTTGGCCACCGGTGACAGGTCGCTGCTGAAGGAACCGTTCCGGGTGCGCCGGGACGCGCTGTCGGCGGCGGTCCACGAGAAGACGTGGTGCCATGTCACGCGCACCACCGAGGATCCGGCGCTCGGTGCCGAGTGGCTCGACACCTTCGAGGGGGCGGGTCTCGACGGCGTGATCGCCAAACGGCTCGACGGGCCCTACCTTCCGGGCAAGCGGGAGATGGTGAAGGTCAAACACGCCCGCGACGCCGACTGTGTGGCCATCGGCTACCGCATCCACAAGAGCGGGGAGGGGATCGGCTCGATCCTGCTCGGGCTGTACACGGACGATGGCGAACTCCGGATGGTGGGGGGTGCAGCATCATTCACCGCCAAGGACCGGATCAAGCTGCTCGCCGAACTCGAACCGCTGCGCGAAGGGGACGAGGTGCGGGAGGGGGATCCGAGCCGGTGGAACTCCGCGGCGGACAAGCGTTGGATACCGATCCGGCCGGAGAAGGTCGCCGAAGTGGCATACGACCAGATGGAAGGGAACTCCGTGCAAGGCAGACGGTTTCGGCACGCGGTCAAGTTCCGGCGGTGGCGGCCGGATCGCGATCCGGCGAGCTGCACCTTCGATCAGCTGGAGGTCCCGCTCAACTACGACCTGTACGACGTCCTGGAGAGAACCTGA
- a CDS encoding DNA polymerase III subunits gamma/tau has translation MALYRKYRPATFAEVVGQEHVTEPLSTALSAGRINHAYLFSGPRGCGKTSSARILARSLNCSAGPTPTPCGTCDSCVALAPNGPGNMDVTELDAASHGGVDDTRELRDRAFYAPAQSRYRIFIVDEAHMVTTAGFNALLKIVEEPPEHLIFVFATTEPEKVLPTIRSRTHHYPFRLLAPKTMRTLLERICADEGVTVDDAVYPLVIRAGGGSPRDTLSVLDQLLAGAAGNRVEYGRALALLGATDVALIDDAVDALAAGDASALFGAVESVIDAGHDPRRFATDLLERFRDLIVLQAVPDAAARGVVDAPGDVLERMRDQAERVGAATLARYAEVVHAGLGEMRGATAPRLLLEVVCARLLLPSASDTESALLQRVERIETRLDMSIPASDMPAAARQVEPAKTFTRRSRVPDAPAPAEPGPETPTPPAAVSQPAPPPAPPEPAAPVAEPPEPVSRPVATPAEPEPSPPPVRQPAEPVVEVPPAAGSAPNAAAVRSMWTTVREKVRQRSRTIDVMLAGAIVRAVENDTLVLSHESAPLAKRLVEQRNSDVIREALKDALGVDWKIQCEAGAGLAAAPAEPARPSPAAPPPLPGDDEESMLAEAVHQDMGPRRDPEEAALELLQNELGARRIDGS, from the coding sequence GTGGCGCTCTACCGCAAGTACCGACCGGCGACCTTCGCGGAGGTGGTCGGGCAGGAGCATGTCACCGAGCCGCTGTCGACCGCGCTGTCGGCCGGGCGCATCAACCATGCCTACCTGTTCTCCGGTCCCCGGGGCTGCGGGAAGACGTCGTCGGCGCGCATCCTGGCCCGCTCGCTGAACTGCTCAGCCGGGCCCACCCCGACCCCCTGCGGGACGTGCGATTCGTGCGTGGCGCTGGCCCCCAACGGGCCGGGCAACATGGACGTGACGGAACTCGACGCGGCCAGCCACGGTGGTGTCGACGACACCCGCGAACTGCGCGACCGCGCGTTCTACGCCCCGGCACAGTCGCGCTACCGCATCTTCATCGTCGACGAAGCGCACATGGTCACCACGGCCGGCTTCAACGCGCTGCTCAAGATCGTCGAGGAGCCGCCGGAGCACCTGATCTTCGTGTTCGCCACCACTGAACCGGAGAAGGTGCTGCCGACGATCCGGTCGCGCACCCACCACTACCCGTTCCGGTTGCTGGCGCCCAAGACCATGCGCACGCTGCTGGAACGCATCTGCGCCGACGAGGGCGTCACCGTCGACGACGCGGTGTACCCGCTGGTGATCCGGGCGGGCGGCGGGTCGCCCCGTGACACGCTCTCGGTGCTCGACCAGCTGCTGGCGGGGGCGGCGGGCAACCGCGTCGAGTACGGCCGCGCGCTCGCCCTGCTCGGGGCCACCGACGTCGCGCTGATTGACGATGCGGTCGATGCGCTGGCCGCAGGCGACGCCTCCGCGCTGTTCGGCGCCGTTGAATCGGTGATCGACGCCGGGCACGATCCGCGACGCTTCGCCACCGACCTGCTCGAGCGTTTCCGCGATCTCATCGTCCTGCAGGCGGTGCCCGACGCCGCCGCCCGCGGGGTGGTCGACGCCCCGGGGGACGTACTCGAGCGGATGCGCGATCAGGCTGAGCGGGTGGGCGCCGCGACGCTGGCCCGCTACGCCGAGGTGGTGCACGCCGGGCTGGGGGAGATGCGCGGTGCGACCGCGCCCCGGCTGCTGCTCGAGGTGGTCTGCGCCCGGCTGCTGCTGCCGTCGGCCAGCGATACGGAATCGGCTCTGCTGCAACGCGTCGAGCGCATCGAGACCCGCCTCGACATGTCGATCCCGGCCTCGGACATGCCGGCCGCCGCGCGCCAGGTGGAGCCCGCCAAGACGTTCACCCGCAGGAGTCGGGTGCCCGACGCCCCCGCGCCCGCGGAGCCCGGTCCGGAAACGCCGACGCCACCCGCGGCGGTGTCACAGCCGGCTCCGCCGCCCGCGCCGCCCGAGCCGGCGGCCCCCGTCGCTGAACCACCCGAGCCGGTATCGCGCCCGGTCGCCACGCCTGCCGAGCCGGAGCCGTCGCCGCCTCCGGTGCGCCAGCCCGCCGAGCCCGTGGTCGAGGTCCCCCCGGCCGCCGGTAGCGCGCCGAACGCCGCGGCGGTGCGCAGCATGTGGACCACGGTGCGGGAGAAGGTCAGGCAGCGCAGCCGCACCATCGACGTGATGCTGGCCGGCGCCATCGTGCGCGCGGTCGAGAACGACACGTTGGTGCTGAGCCATGAGTCGGCGCCACTGGCGAAACGGCTTGTCGAGCAGCGGAACTCCGACGTCATTCGCGAGGCCCTCAAGGATGCGCTCGGAGTGGACTGGAAGATCCAGTGCGAAGCCGGTGCCGGGCTGGCCGCCGCTCCGGCGGAACCCGCCCGGCCGTCGCCCGCCGCCCCTCCGCCACTGCCCGGGGACGACGAGGAGAGCATGCTGGCCGAAGCGGTCCACCAGGACATGGGCCCTCGCCGCGACCCGGAGGAAGCCGCGCTCGAACTGCTGCAGAACGAACTCGGCGCCCGCCGGATCGACGGCAGCTAA
- a CDS encoding NAD(P)H-dependent amine dehydrogenase family protein: MPNTSYRVVQWTTGNVGKSSVAAIAANPNLDLVGCYAWSAEKAGRDVGELVGIEPLGISASNDVDALLALKPDVVVYNPMWIDVDELVRILEAGVNVVASASFITGHNLGDGRDRLIEACERGGATLFGSGVSPGFAELLAIVAATSCDRVDKITIAESADTTLYDSPDTERPTGFGMAIDDPDLQPMAANGTAVFAEAVQLVADSLGIELDEIVCEPEYAQTTEDLPMASWTIPAGHVAGVAASWQGRVGGRTVIDINVRWKKGQTLDPDWQLDSDGWKITVEGRPTVNMTVGFLPPQDMIENAKTLDDFFVLGHIMTAMPPIHAIPAVVAAAPGIATYTNLPLPQARGVVPVS, from the coding sequence GTGCCAAACACTTCCTATCGGGTCGTCCAGTGGACGACCGGCAATGTCGGAAAGAGTTCCGTCGCGGCGATCGCCGCGAATCCGAATCTCGACCTGGTCGGCTGCTACGCGTGGTCGGCGGAGAAGGCCGGCCGCGACGTCGGTGAGCTGGTGGGCATCGAACCACTCGGGATCAGCGCTTCGAACGACGTCGACGCGCTACTCGCGCTGAAACCCGATGTCGTGGTGTACAACCCGATGTGGATCGACGTCGACGAGCTGGTGCGCATCCTGGAAGCGGGCGTAAACGTGGTGGCGTCGGCGTCGTTCATCACCGGGCACAATCTGGGCGACGGGCGCGACCGATTGATCGAGGCGTGCGAGCGCGGGGGTGCGACGCTGTTCGGTTCCGGCGTCAGCCCGGGCTTCGCCGAGTTGCTGGCCATCGTGGCCGCGACCTCGTGCGACCGCGTCGACAAGATCACCATCGCGGAATCCGCCGACACCACGTTGTACGACTCCCCCGACACCGAACGTCCGACCGGCTTCGGCATGGCGATCGACGATCCCGATCTGCAGCCGATGGCCGCCAACGGCACGGCGGTGTTCGCCGAGGCTGTGCAGCTCGTCGCCGACTCGCTCGGAATCGAACTCGACGAGATCGTCTGCGAACCCGAATACGCCCAGACCACCGAGGACCTTCCGATGGCATCGTGGACCATCCCGGCCGGACACGTCGCGGGGGTGGCCGCAAGCTGGCAGGGACGCGTCGGCGGCAGGACCGTCATCGACATCAACGTGCGCTGGAAAAAGGGCCAGACGCTCGACCCTGACTGGCAGCTCGACAGCGACGGCTGGAAGATCACCGTCGAAGGGCGGCCGACGGTCAACATGACCGTCGGGTTCCTGCCGCCGCAGGACATGATCGAGAACGCGAAGACACTCGACGACTTCTTCGTCCTCGGCCACATCATGACGGCGATGCCACCGATTCACGCCATTCCGGCTGTGGTGGCCGCCGCACCGGGCATCGCGACCTACACGAATCTGCCGCTGCCACAGGCGCGCGGAGTGGTGCCTGTTAGCTGA
- a CDS encoding class I SAM-dependent methyltransferase: MTKLVPEQKLTLAEILEIFVSGQEPLKFTAYDGSTAGPADATLGFDLKTPRGTTYLATAPGDLGMARAYVSGDIELTGVHPGDPYDLLRALTGTMEFKRPPAKVLANIVRSIGFEHLKPIAPPPQETLPRWRRIAEGLRHSKSRDAGVIHHHYDVSNTFYEWVLGPSMTYTCACYPQPEATLEEAQDNKYRLVFEKLRLQPGDRLLDVGCGWAGMVRYAARHGVKAVGVTLSKEQALWGQKAIADEGLTDLAEIRHGDYRDVREIGFDAVSSIGLTEHIGVQNYPSYFRFLQSKLRTGGLLLNHCITRPDNRAAPAAGGFIDRYVFPDGELTGSGRIITEAQDVGLEVVHEENLRHHYAMTLRDWCRNLVEHWDEAVDEVGLGTAKVWGMYMAGSRLGFETNIVQLHQVLAVKLDERGNDGGLPLRPWWSA; this comes from the coding sequence ATGACGAAACTCGTACCGGAACAGAAGCTGACGTTGGCGGAGATCCTCGAGATCTTCGTTTCGGGCCAGGAACCGTTGAAGTTCACCGCCTATGACGGCAGTACCGCCGGCCCGGCGGACGCCACGCTCGGCTTCGACCTCAAGACCCCGCGCGGCACCACCTATCTGGCCACCGCGCCGGGTGATCTGGGTATGGCGCGGGCCTATGTGTCCGGCGACATCGAGCTCACCGGAGTCCATCCCGGCGACCCGTACGATCTGCTGCGAGCGCTGACCGGGACAATGGAATTCAAGCGCCCGCCGGCCAAGGTGCTGGCGAACATCGTGCGCTCCATCGGATTCGAGCACCTCAAGCCAATCGCCCCGCCGCCGCAGGAAACATTGCCCCGGTGGCGCCGGATCGCAGAAGGATTGCGACACAGCAAATCCCGTGACGCCGGGGTGATCCACCACCACTATGACGTATCGAACACTTTCTACGAGTGGGTGCTCGGGCCGTCCATGACCTACACCTGCGCGTGCTACCCGCAGCCGGAAGCGACGCTGGAGGAAGCGCAGGACAACAAGTACCGCCTGGTGTTCGAGAAGTTGCGGCTGCAGCCCGGTGACCGGCTGCTCGACGTCGGTTGCGGGTGGGCCGGCATGGTGCGGTATGCAGCCCGCCACGGCGTGAAGGCCGTCGGCGTGACCCTGTCGAAAGAGCAGGCACTGTGGGGACAGAAGGCGATCGCCGACGAAGGTCTGACCGACCTGGCGGAGATCCGCCACGGTGACTACCGCGACGTGCGCGAAATCGGTTTCGACGCAGTCTCGTCGATCGGGCTCACCGAACACATCGGTGTGCAGAACTATCCGTCGTACTTCCGATTCCTGCAGTCGAAGCTGCGCACCGGCGGACTACTCCTCAACCATTGCATCACCCGGCCGGACAACCGCGCCGCGCCCGCCGCGGGCGGATTCATCGACCGCTACGTGTTCCCCGACGGGGAGTTGACCGGTTCGGGCCGCATCATCACCGAGGCGCAGGACGTCGGCCTGGAGGTGGTGCACGAGGAGAATCTGCGTCACCACTACGCGATGACGTTGCGCGACTGGTGCCGCAACCTCGTCGAGCACTGGGACGAGGCGGTCGACGAGGTGGGGCTGGGCACCGCGAAGGTGTGGGGGATGTACATGGCGGGTTCGCGGCTCGGTTTCGAGACGAACATCGTTCAGCTGCACCAGGTGCTGGCGGTCAAACTGGACGAGCGCGGCAACGACGGCGGGCTGCCGCTGCGGCCGTGGTGGTCGGCGTAA
- a CDS encoding PLP-dependent aminotransferase family protein, translating into MSFHSLSRDDLVAQHEQQQRNYAELQGKGLHLDLTRGKPSSAQLDLSNALLELPGRDTYKDSDGTDVRNYGGLHGLPEMRAIFGDLLGIPVQNLIAGNNASLELMHDTVVFSLLHGGVDSPRPWIEDQRDGTAVKFLCPAPGYDRHFALTENLGIEMIPVPMLEDGPDVDLIEELVAADPAIKGMWCVPVFANPTGITYSWEVVRRLVQMRTAATDFRLFWDNAYAVHTLTPDSVRQVDVLGLAAAAGNQNRPLVFASTSKITFAGAGVSFLGGSLGNIAWYLQHAGKKSIGPDKVNQLRHLKFFGDADGVRLHMQRHRELLAPKFALVGEILEGRLGDAKIASWTDPKGGYFVSLDVWPGTARRTVALAKDAGIAVTEAGSAFPYRKDPEDKNIRIAPSFPTEDDLRSAIDGLATCTLLAATESLLG; encoded by the coding sequence GTGTCGTTCCACTCCCTCAGCCGCGACGATCTGGTCGCCCAGCACGAGCAGCAGCAGCGCAACTACGCCGAGCTGCAGGGCAAGGGTCTGCACCTGGACCTGACCCGCGGTAAGCCCTCGTCGGCCCAGCTCGACCTGTCCAATGCGCTGCTCGAGCTCCCCGGCCGGGACACCTACAAAGACAGCGACGGCACCGACGTCCGCAACTACGGCGGTCTGCACGGCCTGCCGGAAATGCGCGCCATCTTCGGCGACCTACTCGGAATCCCGGTGCAGAACCTGATCGCCGGCAACAACGCCAGCCTCGAGCTGATGCACGACACCGTGGTGTTCTCGCTGCTGCACGGCGGTGTCGACTCGCCGCGGCCCTGGATCGAGGACCAGCGCGACGGAACAGCGGTCAAATTCCTGTGCCCGGCCCCCGGGTACGACCGGCACTTCGCGCTGACCGAAAACCTCGGCATCGAGATGATTCCCGTGCCGATGCTCGAAGACGGTCCCGACGTCGACCTCATCGAGGAACTCGTCGCCGCGGACCCGGCCATCAAGGGCATGTGGTGCGTTCCGGTGTTCGCCAACCCCACCGGTATCACCTACTCCTGGGAAGTGGTCCGCCGCTTGGTCCAGATGCGCACGGCGGCAACCGATTTCCGCTTGTTCTGGGACAACGCCTACGCGGTGCACACCCTGACGCCGGACTCCGTGCGGCAGGTCGACGTCCTCGGCCTCGCCGCCGCGGCGGGCAACCAGAACCGGCCGCTGGTATTCGCCTCGACCAGCAAGATCACCTTCGCCGGCGCCGGCGTGAGCTTCCTGGGCGGCTCGCTGGGCAACATCGCGTGGTACCTGCAGCACGCGGGCAAGAAGTCGATCGGCCCGGACAAGGTCAACCAGTTGCGGCACCTGAAATTCTTCGGCGACGCCGACGGCGTACGGCTGCACATGCAGCGCCACCGCGAGCTCCTGGCGCCGAAGTTCGCACTCGTCGGCGAGATCCTCGAAGGCCGGCTGGGTGACGCCAAGATCGCTTCGTGGACCGATCCGAAGGGCGGCTACTTCGTCAGCCTCGACGTGTGGCCGGGTACCGCCAGGCGCACGGTCGCGCTGGCCAAGGACGCGGGCATCGCGGTGACCGAAGCCGGGTCGGCCTTCCCGTATCGAAAAGATCCGGAAGACAAGAACATCCGGATCGCCCCGTCGTTCCCCACGGAGGACGACCTGCGTTCGGCCATCGACGGTCTGGCGACGTGCACGCTGCTGGCCGCCACCGAGTCACTGCTCGGTTGA
- a CDS encoding S1C family serine protease has product MGMHCPRWLSVVSVLLAAILTLVMPIAPATSTAAPGDPVAAAAAVEPAVARIDTEIDYQNAFGTGTGIVLDGGGQVLTNYHVVQGADRLSATVAGRSYPAELVGYDRGRDIAVIQLLGAGGLPVAPIGDSAALVAGEPVVALGNAQGSAAPLTREVGSITAFGRTVQAEDTLTGSSDELNGLIEFAAPVRAGDSGGPVVNSAGQVVGITTAASVSFRMGPGGKGFAIPINDAVGIANQIRSRVPSDSVHIGPPALLGVGVRTAPTDVPGVLIQEVLRGGPAEAAGLMDGDVLIAINGNRLSSATALTYTLDRFYPGTVVDVTWIDRAGQERAGRATLAPGP; this is encoded by the coding sequence ATGGGCATGCACTGTCCCCGTTGGCTGTCTGTGGTGTCGGTCCTTCTGGCCGCGATTCTCACGTTGGTCATGCCGATCGCCCCGGCCACCTCGACCGCCGCACCGGGTGATCCGGTCGCCGCAGCAGCCGCCGTCGAACCCGCCGTGGCGCGGATCGACACGGAGATCGATTACCAGAACGCCTTCGGCACGGGCACCGGCATCGTGCTCGATGGGGGCGGCCAGGTGCTGACGAACTACCACGTCGTCCAGGGCGCCGATCGGCTCAGCGCCACCGTCGCGGGCCGGTCGTACCCGGCAGAACTCGTGGGCTACGACCGCGGACGCGACATCGCGGTGATCCAGCTGCTCGGAGCGGGTGGCCTGCCGGTGGCGCCGATCGGCGACTCGGCGGCGCTGGTGGCCGGCGAACCCGTCGTGGCGCTCGGCAACGCCCAGGGCTCCGCCGCCCCGCTGACCCGGGAGGTCGGCAGCATCACCGCCTTCGGGCGGACCGTACAGGCCGAGGACACGCTGACCGGCAGTTCCGACGAGCTCAACGGGTTGATCGAATTCGCCGCCCCGGTGCGCGCCGGTGACTCGGGTGGGCCGGTGGTCAACAGTGCCGGACAGGTGGTCGGCATCACCACGGCCGCGTCGGTGAGTTTCCGGATGGGTCCCGGCGGTAAGGGCTTTGCGATCCCGATCAACGACGCGGTGGGCATCGCCAACCAGATCCGGTCCAGAGTCCCGTCCGACAGCGTCCACATCGGTCCGCCGGCACTGTTGGGCGTCGGCGTCCGGACCGCACCGACCGACGTCCCCGGTGTCCTCATCCAGGAGGTGCTGCGCGGCGGCCCCGCCGAAGCGGCTGGGCTGATGGACGGCGACGTGCTGATCGCCATCAACGGCAACCGGCTCTCGTCGGCGACCGCGCTCACCTACACCCTGGACCGGTTCTACCCCGGTACCGTCGTCGACGTCACCTGGATCGACCGCGCCGGCCAGGAGCGCGCCGGCAGGGCGACGCTGGCTCCCGGCCCCTGA